In the Arachis ipaensis cultivar K30076 chromosome B10, Araip1.1, whole genome shotgun sequence genome, one interval contains:
- the LOC107620414 gene encoding V-type proton ATPase subunit a3-like, producing the protein MVFVKSQIGSSAASIFSSSSLVKLKELEADLLENKANNEKLQHTYNELVEYKLVLEKVGEFFSSAQNSAVAQQREHDVQTTVKGSIDSPLLLEQETTAFSAKQVKLGFISGLVPREKSISFERILFRATRGNVFMKQAVIDKPVLDPISGEKVDKNVFVVFYFGERVKSKILKICDAFGANRYPFSDDLGKQFHMIREVHYLLPSCVFVREN; encoded by the exons ATGGTGTTTGTTAAATCTCAAATTGGCTCGAGCGCCGCCTCCATATTCTCGTCTTCAAGTCTG GTTAAACTTAAAGAACTTGAAGCTGATCTGCTTGAGAATAAGGCAAATAATGAGAAGTTACAACACACCTACAACGAGCTGGTAGAATATAAGCTTGTTTTGGAGAAG GTTGGTGAATTTTTCTCTTCAGCTCAAAACAGTGCTGTAGCTCAGCAGAGGGAGCATGATGTCCAAACAACTGTTAAAGGGTCGATTGACAGCCCATTATTACTAGAACAA GAGACAACAGCGTTTTCGGCTAAGCAGGTTAAGCTGGGTTTTATCAGTGGTCTTGTTCCGAGagaaaaatcaatttcttttgaaAGAATCTTGTTTCGTGCTACAAGGGGGAATGTATTTATGAAGCAAGCCGTGATTGATAAACCTGTGCTCGATCCAATATCAGGAGAGAAG GTTGATAAAAATGTATTTGTTGTATTTTATTTTGGGGAGAGAGTTAAAAGTAAAATTCTGAAAATATGTGATGCTTTTGGAGCAAATCGCTATCCTTTCTCAGATGACTTGGGGAAACAATTTCATATGATAAGAGAGGTACATTACTTATTGCCAAGTTGCGTATTTGTTAGAGAAAATTGA
- the LOC107621738 gene encoding probable mannitol dehydrogenase: MSQEGLTEEKEAMRAYGWAARDSSGILSPLHFTRRANGDTDITIKILYCGICHSDFHMLKNDHGISIYPLVPGHEIVGEVTKVGRRVTKFRVGDVAGVGGIVGTCGTCSNCTQGLETYCPKMILTSSSHYHDGSITYGGFSDNFVVDEHFAVTIPESMPLHATAPLLCAGITVYSPMLHHGLCRPGQHLGVVGLGGLGHLAVKFAKAFGMKVTVISTSSRKKEEAIKRLGVDAFLLSHQQQQLQDASGTMDGIIDTVSAPHSVDPLVGLLKTGGNLVLVGAPAASSPELPSLPLIMGRKSISGSAGGGMRETQEMIEFAAKHNISADVEVIPMDYVNTAMGRLVNNDVQYRFVIDVANTLDTPRTN, encoded by the exons ATGTCCCAAGAAGGTTTAACAGAAGAAAAGGAAGCAATGCGTGCCTATGGATGGGCTGCAAGAGATTCATCGGGAATTctctcccctttacatttcaccAGACG GGCAAATGGTGATACAGATATCACCATTAAGATACTCTACTGCGGGATTTGCCACTCCGATTTTCATATGCTGAAGAATGATCATGGCATAAGCATCTATCCCTTAGTCCCCGG GCATGAGATTGTGGGGGAAGTGACAAAGGTGGGAAGACGAGTTACAAAATTCAGGGTTGGTGACGTGGCTGGAGTGGGTGGCATTGTGGGCACGTGCGGCACGTGTTCCAACTGCACACAGGGCTTGGAAACTTACTGCCCCAAAATGATTCTAACCTCTAGCTCACACTACCATGATGGATCAATAACCTATGGAGGCTTCTCTGATAATTTTGTTGTTGATGAGCACTTTGCCGTCACAATTCCCGAATCTATGCCTCTGCATGCCACAGCCCCTTTGTTGTGTGCTGGAATCACTGTTTACAGCCCCATGTTGCACCACGGGCTCTGCAGGCCCGGTCAGCACTTGGGTGTGGTGGGCCTTGGTGGGCTCGGCCATCTGGCTGTTAAGTTTGCCAAGGCTTTTGGTATGAAGGTCACTGTTATAAGCACTTCTTCCCGGAAGAAGGAGGAAGCGATTAAGCGTCTTGGTGTGGATGCCTTCTTGCTTAGTCATCAGCAACAACAATTGCAA GATGCGAGCGGGACAATGGATGGGATCATTGACACGGTTTCAGCACCTCATTCTGTGGACCCTTTAGTTGGTTTATTGAAGACAGGAGGCAATTTGGTATTGGTGGGTGCACCTGCAGCCTCATCTCCTGAATTACCGTCTCTGCCACTCATTATGG GGAGGAAGTCAATAAGTGGGAGTGCAGGTGGAGGAATGAGAGAGACACAAGAGATGATTGAATTTGCGGCAAAGCACAATATTAGTGCAGATGTGGAAGTTATTCCCATGGATTATGTGAACACTGCTATGGGTAGACTTGTCAACAATGATGTTCAATATCGATTCGTCATTGATGTAGCAAATACTTTGGACACTCCACGcactaactaa